From Nicotiana tabacum cultivar K326 chromosome 20, ASM71507v2, whole genome shotgun sequence, one genomic window encodes:
- the LOC107830888 gene encoding plastidic ATP/ADP-transporter-like: MEAVLQTKGLLSLPSKPKTKAFYPLPLGGLRHRLNSGHSLNTLKPKPLNGLSLSSNGFQKFQCFTTKPQLFGQKNRFFPICKAEAAAAADGQPLFAEKEPPKFMGIELVTLKKIIPLGAMFFCILFNYTILRDTKDVLVVTAKGSSAEIIPFLKTWVNLPMAIGFMLLYTKLANVLSKEALFYTVILPFIAFFGAFGFVLYPLSNYFHPTAFADKLLNSLGPRFLGPIAILRIWSFCLFYVMAELWGSVVVSVLFWGFANQITTVDEAKRFYPLFGLGANVALIFSGRTVKYFSSLRSSLGPGVDGWAISLKAMMSIVVLMGGAICFFYWWVNRNVPLPTRSQKKKVKPNMTTMESLKFLVSSKYIRNLATLVVAYGISINLVEVTWKSKLKAQFPSPNEYSSFMGDFSTATGIATFVMMLLSQWIFDKYGWGAAAKITPTVLLLTGIGFFSLILFGAPLAPALAKFGMTPLLAAVYVGAMQNIFSKSAKYSLFDPCKEMAYIPLDEDTKVKGKAAIDVVCNPLGKSGGALIQQFMILTFGSLASSTPYLGGVLLVIVLAWLGAAKSLDAQFTTLRREEELEKEMERASLKIPVVSQNDNGSGSFSSGSSLNPAGGDSTSTSSEPSSPRSL; this comes from the exons ATGGAAGCTGTTTTACAAACAAAAGGACTTCTTTCTTTGCCTTCAAAACCCAAAACCAAGGCTTTTTATCCGTTACCTCTAGGGGGTTTAAGGCATAGATTAAATTCTGGCCATTCTTTAAATACTCTAAAACCTAAGCCCTTAAATGGGTTATCTTTATCTTCAAATGGGTTCCAAAAATTTCAATGCTTTACCACTAAGCCTCAGCTTTTTGGCCAAAAGAATAGATTTTTCCCAATTTGTAAAGCTGAGGCTGCTGCTGCAGCTGATGGCCAGCCACTTTTTGCAGAAAAAGAGCCACCTAAGTTCATGGGAATTGAACTTGTGACCCTTAAGAAAATTATACCACTTGGGGCAATGTTCTTTTGTATTCTGTTTAATTATACAATCCTTAGGGACACAAAAGATGTATTGGTTGTAACAGCCAAAGGGTCCAGTGCTGAAATTATTCCATTCTTGAAAACTTGGGTGAATTTGCCTATGGCTATAGGGTTCATGCTGTTGTACACAAAGTTGGCCAATGTGTTGTCAAAAGAGGCTCTTTTTTACACTGTTATACTTCCATTTATTGCATTCTTTGGGGCATTTGGGTTTGTTTTGTATCCTCTTAGCAATTACTTTCACCCTACAGCTTTTGCTGATAAACTTCTCAACTCTTTGGGTCCAAGATTTCTTGGGCCAATTGCTATACTGAGGATCTGGAGTTTCTGCTTGTTTTATGTCATGGCTGAGCTTTGGGGAAGTGTGGTGGTTTCAGTACTCTTTTGGGGTTTTGCTAATCAG ATTACGACTGTTGACGAGGCTAAGAGATTCTATCCTTTGTTTGGACTTGGTGCAAATGTTGCTCTGATTTTCTCAGGTCGTACAGTGAAGTACTTTTCTAGCCTGAGAAGCTCTTTGGGTCCTGGAGTTGATGGTTGGGCCATCTCTCTGAAAGCGATGATGAGTATTGTAGTGTTGATGGGTGGGGCAATCTGTTTCTTTTACTGGTGGGTGAATAGAAATGTTCCTCTCCCCACTCGTAGCCAGAAGAAGAAG GTAAAACCTAACATGACCACAATGGAGAGCTTGAAGTTCTTGGTCTCTTCAAAATATATCAGGAATCTTGCCACGTTGGTTGTAGCATATGGTATTAGTATCAACCTTGTCGAAGTTACATGGAAGTCAAAGCTCAAAGCTCAG TTCCCAAGCCCCAATGAATACTCGTCGTTCATGGGTGACTTCTCAACTGCTACTGGAATAGCAACTTTCGTAATGATGTTGTTAAGCCAGTGGATCTTTGACAAGTATGGATGGGGAGCAGCAGCCAAGATAACACCTACAGTATTGCTCCTTACCGGAATTGGATTCTTCTCCCTGATTTTGTTTGGTGCCCCTCTAGCACCTGCTCTTGCCAAGTTCGGGATGACTCCTCTTCTAGCAGCTGTCTATGTGGGTGCAATGCAGAACATTTTCAGTAAGAGTGCGAAGTACAGTTTGTTTGATCCTTGCAAAGAAATGGCCTACATTCCTTTGGATGAGGACACCAAG GttaaagggaaagcagcaattgATGTTGTCTGCAATCCGCTGGGAAAGTCTGGAGGAGCTTTGATACAACAGTTCATGATTTTGACTTTCGGTTCACTTGCTAGCTCAACTCCTTACCTTGGAGGTGTGCTCCTAGTAATTGTTCTTGCATGGTTGGGAGCAGCCAAATCTTTGGATGCCCAGTTCACTACATTGCGTCGAGAAGAAGAGCTTGAGAAGGAAATGGAGAGAGCATCTTTGAAGATCCCTGTCGTGTCTCAAAATGACAATGGAAGTGGTTCTTTCTCAAGCGGATCATCACTGAACCCCGCTGGAGGTGATTCAACCAGCACTTCATCGGAACCTTCCTCCCCAAGGAGCCTGTAA